A stretch of Pseudomonas sp. LRP2-20 DNA encodes these proteins:
- a CDS encoding pyridoxal phosphate-dependent aminotransferase, translating to MQFSKSNKLANVCYDIRGPVLKHAKRLEEEGHRILKLNIGNPAPFGFEAPDEILQDVIRNLPTAQGYSDSKGLFSARKAVMQYCQQKEIEGVTIEDIYLGNGVSELIVMSMQALLNNGDEVLIPAPDYPLWTAAVSLAGGKPVHYLCDEQADWFPDLEDIKAKITPNTKALVIINPNNPTGAVYSKELLLGMLELARQHNLVVFSDEIYDKILYDEAVHISTASLAPDLLCLTFNGLSKSYRVAGFRSGWLIISGPKHHAQSYIEGIDMLANMRLCANVPAQHAIQTALGGYQSINDLVLPPGRLLEQRNRTYELLNDIPGVSCVKPMGALYAFPRIDPKVCPILNDEKFALDLLLSEKLLIVQGTAFNWPWPDHFRVVTLPRVDDLEAAIGRIGNFLRTYSQ from the coding sequence ATGCAGTTCAGCAAATCGAACAAGCTCGCCAATGTCTGCTACGACATTCGCGGCCCGGTGCTCAAGCACGCCAAACGCCTGGAAGAGGAAGGCCACCGCATCCTCAAGCTGAACATTGGCAACCCGGCGCCGTTTGGCTTCGAAGCGCCAGACGAAATCCTCCAGGATGTGATCCGCAACCTGCCCACCGCCCAGGGCTACAGCGACTCCAAGGGCCTGTTCAGCGCACGCAAGGCGGTGATGCAGTACTGCCAGCAAAAGGAAATCGAGGGCGTCACCATCGAGGACATCTACCTCGGCAACGGCGTGTCCGAGCTGATCGTGATGTCGATGCAGGCGCTGCTCAACAACGGCGACGAAGTGCTGATCCCGGCCCCCGACTACCCGCTGTGGACCGCCGCCGTGAGCCTGGCCGGTGGCAAGCCGGTGCATTACCTGTGCGACGAGCAGGCCGACTGGTTCCCGGACCTTGAGGACATCAAGGCCAAGATCACCCCGAACACCAAGGCCCTGGTGATCATCAACCCGAACAACCCGACCGGTGCGGTGTATTCGAAAGAGCTGCTGCTGGGCATGCTGGAACTGGCGCGCCAGCACAACCTGGTGGTGTTCTCCGACGAGATCTACGACAAGATCCTCTACGACGAAGCCGTGCACATCAGCACCGCGTCGCTGGCCCCGGACCTGCTGTGCCTGACCTTCAACGGCCTGTCCAAGTCGTACCGGGTCGCGGGCTTCCGTTCCGGCTGGCTGATCATCTCCGGGCCCAAGCACCACGCCCAGAGCTACATCGAAGGCATCGACATGCTGGCCAACATGCGCCTGTGCGCCAACGTGCCGGCCCAGCATGCTATCCAGACCGCGCTGGGCGGCTACCAGAGCATCAACGACCTGGTACTGCCGCCGGGCCGCCTGCTGGAACAGCGCAACCGCACCTACGAGCTGCTCAACGACATCCCGGGCGTCAGCTGCGTGAAGCCGATGGGCGCGCTGTATGCCTTCCCGAGGATCGACCCGAAGGTCTGCCCGATCCTCAACGACGAGAAGTTCGCCCTCGACCTGCTGTTGTCGGAGAAACTGCTGATCGTTCAGGGCACCGCGTTCAACTGGCCGTGGCCGGACCACTTCCGCGTGGTGACCTTGCCGCGGGTGGATGACCTGGAAGCGGCGATTGGCCGGATTGGCAATTTCCTGCGGACCTATTCGCAGTAA
- the msrB gene encoding peptide-methionine (R)-S-oxide reductase MsrB, with amino-acid sequence MQKIDKTLEEWRAMLDPEQYQVCRLKGTERPFSGKYNSERRAGVYHCICCGLPLFDSQTKFDAGCGWPSFYAPIEESAMIEIRDTSHGMIRTEVTCAQCDAHLGHVFPDGPPPTGLRYCINSVCLDFKPRDGA; translated from the coding sequence ATGCAAAAGATCGACAAGACACTGGAAGAATGGCGCGCCATGCTCGACCCTGAGCAGTATCAGGTGTGCCGCCTCAAGGGCACCGAACGGCCGTTCAGCGGCAAGTACAACAGCGAGCGCCGCGCCGGCGTCTACCATTGCATCTGCTGTGGCCTGCCGCTGTTCGACTCGCAGACCAAGTTCGATGCCGGTTGCGGCTGGCCGAGCTTCTACGCGCCGATCGAAGAAAGCGCGATGATCGAGATCCGTGACACCTCCCACGGCATGATCCGCACCGAGGTCACCTGTGCCCAGTGCGATGCGCACCTGGGCCATGTGTTCCCCGACGGCCCGCCACCGACAGGCCTGCGCTACTGCATCAACTCGGTGTGCCTGGACTTCAAACCCCGCGACGGAGCCTGA
- a CDS encoding glutathione peroxidase, giving the protein MAGSMLDIPCVTLGGEQKTLGDFAGKALLVVNTASQCGFTPQYQGLEQLWRDYRTRGLVVLGFPCNQFGKQEPGDAREIAQFCEANFGVSFPLFRKIEVNGPGAHPLFVALKQRAPGLFGTQKIKWNFTKFLVDPASGKVSRYAPSTKPQALEADIERLLSR; this is encoded by the coding sequence ATGGCCGGATCGATGCTGGATATCCCCTGCGTGACCCTGGGCGGCGAGCAGAAAACGCTCGGCGACTTTGCTGGCAAGGCGCTGCTGGTGGTCAACACCGCCAGCCAGTGTGGCTTCACCCCGCAGTACCAGGGCCTGGAGCAGCTGTGGCGGGACTACCGCACGCGTGGCCTGGTGGTGCTGGGCTTCCCGTGCAACCAGTTCGGCAAGCAGGAACCGGGCGATGCACGGGAAATCGCGCAGTTCTGCGAAGCCAATTTCGGCGTGAGCTTTCCGCTGTTTCGCAAGATCGAGGTCAATGGCCCAGGCGCCCATCCGCTGTTCGTCGCACTCAAGCAACGCGCCCCGGGCCTGTTCGGCACGCAGAAGATCAAGTGGAACTTCACCAAGTTCCTGGTGGACCCGGCCAGCGGCAAGGTCAGCCGTTACGCGCCGAGCACCAAGCCCCAGGCACTGGAAGCCGACATCGAGCGCCTGCTCAGCCGCTGA